From a single Carassius carassius chromosome 8, fCarCar2.1, whole genome shotgun sequence genomic region:
- the 42sp43 gene encoding P43 5S RNA-binding protein-like, whose protein sequence is MMNAQVVKKEDVVPRQQLFNCAYTDCGATFTRQWRLLEHETVHTGARPHKCAVTECGRSFTRKSHLGRHALTHSGVKDLKCSAAACGKSFFTADKLKRHVRYAHSAERECFKCKEPQCAKTFRKRRALKLHLATHGTSGFRCLKSGCGMRFESHIVRKAHDRRHSGYRCPHAECPISVHTWRNLQKHMASHPASFSCMVCKKAFRKRDALRRHKRTHALQKPVLLCPSQGCQAYFSTTFNLQHHIRKIHLQLLSHRCSFPGCSKSFAMRESLIRHLLRHEPDVAKLKHQHKRSSKSWQKRLEGRNRRPLIEDLRALFSLRMKISQRAKLEADLTGLFNERKIPHHVDPEVNLRDLFSIRPTKVADK, encoded by the exons ATGATGAACGCACAGGTGGTTAAGAAAGAAGACGTTGTGCCGCGACAGCAGCTGTTTAATTGCGCTTACACCGATTGTGGAGCGACATTCACTCGTCAGTGGCGTCTGCTTGAGCACGAGACCGTGCATACCGGTGCA cGACCTCACAAGTGTGCTGTAACCGAATGTGGACGCAGTTTCACCCGCAAATCGCACCTGGGCCGACATGCTTTAACTCACAGCGGGGTGAAAGACTTGAA GTGCAGTGCCGCTGCGTGTGGCAAGAGCTTCTTCACTGCTGACAAACTTAAGAGGCACGTGCGCTACGCTCACAGCGCAGAACGCGAATGTTTCAAG TGTAAAGAGCCACAGTGCGCAAAGACGTTTAGGAAACGGCGAGCGTTAAAACTGCACCTGGCGACGCACGGTACATCCGGTTTCAG ATGCTTGAAGAGTGGCTGTGGAATGAGGTTCGAGTCTCACATTGTGCGGAAAGCGCATGACCGAAGACATTCAG GTTATCGCTGTCCTCATGCTGAATGCCCAATCAGTGTTCACACTTGGAGgaacttacaaaaacacatggcaaGTCACCCAG CATCATTCTCCtgtatggtatgtaaaaaagccTTCAGGAAGCGAGATGCTCTGAGGAGACACAAGCGGACGCATGCATTACAGAAGCCAGTTCTGCTCTGTCCAAGTCAGGGCTGCCAGGCTTACTTTTCCACCACCTTTAACCTGCAACACCATATTCGGAAGATCCATCTACAGCTGCTTTCACACCGTTGTTCCTTTCCTGGCTGCAGCAAGAGTTTTGCCATGCGT GAAAGCCTTATCCGCCACCTGTTGCGTCACGAACCTGATGTGGCCAAACTCAAG CACCAACATAAGCGGAGCAGCAAGAGTTGGCAGAAACGTTTGGAAGGGCGAAATCGCCGTCCTCTGATTGAAGATCTTAGAGCTCTCTTTTCACTGCGCATGAAGATCTCTCAGAGGGCTAAACTGGAAGCTGATCTGACTGGCCTCTTCAATGAGCGTAAAATTCCTCACCATGTTGATCCTGAAGTAAACCTCCGAGATCTGTTCAGTATCCGTCCAACTAAGGTGGCTGAcaaatag